The genomic segment TGATCGCGCGTATGCGATCCGTCCGCTCCGATAAAGCTTGCGCGAATGAGCGCATCCGCATGCGGCGTCCGTTCTCCGACAAGGTACGGAGTAAACAGAAGCCCGTTGGAACCTGCCGCAATGTTCCCTACGCCCGCCGTAAAGGCGGCGAAAGACTCGCTCGGCGCAAATGTTTGTTTCAGCCAACTCAAGCTGTATCCGGCGGCCAACGTCACGCCCATCGCGTAAAAGGCGTCCTGTTTGGCATGATTGAAAAAATGCACTTTCCCGCGAAAATCTTTTGATTTGTCGTCTTCATAGGAAAGAATAACGCCCGAGGTGCCGATGCTGCACATGGCCGCGCCTGTGGCCAAAATCCCCGCGCCCACTGCGCCGCAGGCGTTGTCGGCGCCGCCGGCGAACACTTTAACGCCGTGCGAAAGGCCCGTTTGCCGCGCAATTTCCGGCAGCAATTCGCCGACGCAGGCAAACGATTCCGCAAGCGGCGGGCATAAGTCGGGGTCTAACGCCAACTCCCGGCAAATCTCCTCGCTCCAGCGCTTGTTGGCAACGTCCAGCATGAGCGTGCCGGCCGCATCCGATATGTCCATCTGCACAGACCCGGTCAAGCGATAGCGAACATAATCTTTCGGCAGCAAAAAGCGGCGCGCTCGCGCAAATATTTCCGGTTCATGCGCGCGAACCCACAAGAGCTTCGGCAGCGTAAATCCTTCCAAAGCTTTATTCTTCGTGATCGCGAGCAATTTGTCGCCCAATCTTGCTTCAAGCTCCCGACATTGCGGCGTAGTCCGCGTATCATTCCAC from the Bacilli bacterium genome contains:
- the xylB gene encoding xylulokinase, which gives rise to MPKCVIGIDLGTSSVKALLVGRDGGILGEMTGEYPLLQPQPGYSEQNPEDWVSATIEVLRQAIAKYGVKPDEVEGISFSGQMHGLVLLDEQMRVLRNAILWNDTRTTPQCRELEARLGDKLLAITKNKALEGFTLPKLLWVRAHEPEIFARARRFLLPKDYVRYRLTGSVQMDISDAAGTLMLDVANKRWSEEICRELALDPDLCPPLAESFACVGELLPEIARQTGLSHGVKVFAGGADNACGAVGAGILATGAAMCSIGTSGVILSYEDDKSKDFRGKVHFFNHAKQDAFYAMGVTLAAGYSLSWLKQTFAPSESFAAFTAGVGNIAAGSNGLLFTPYLVGERTPHADALIRASFIGADGSHTRDHFVRAVMEGITFSLNESVEMFRHAGISVDTIISIGGGAKNDVWMQMQADIFNARIVKLKNEQGPALGAAILAAYGCGWFGSLAECAERFIATDRVFAPDSAAAKTYRELFAIYQDIYAQTKPLNDRLARFR